In Cyclopterus lumpus isolate fCycLum1 chromosome 9, fCycLum1.pri, whole genome shotgun sequence, a single genomic region encodes these proteins:
- the fbxo4 gene encoding F-box only protein 4, with product MAGKTQQLHESVVIRSLRRFRDRYFPNGGQVVKDDLTSAADTVGEPQPGFMDSLPVDVQFLIMTFLSPESICSLGATSRYWRAMVRDPLLWRYFLLRDMPNWSSIDHVSMPQLELLDTPLIDEGESLDDREEWDVKGTESKVDYMSEYLKGCPSCRQQWLPSRPAYEVVTSFLQSLVPASEPRYAMFGPGMEQLDVSLVTRLMYAPDVLPVSGTPQRQINGIGSGISYIFNNQHKFNILTLYSTNRAEREKARVQRQSISNKLFTCEGTDDSGCPIYSPAPPVQPVCQAVDGFIYVANAEPGRGDGESEAAQIRAMLSSAEGSATRPLLVLSCVSREESEEIQITHLQTITSGARCRTPCVDIAKRLGLPQLANPWMVQDTVAESLSGLLDGVSWLLRCSRVKLSGS from the exons ATGGCAGGAAAGACCCAGCAGCTCCACGAGTCGGTGGTTATCCGCAGCCTGCGGCGCTTCAGAGATCGATATTTTCCAAACGGTGGTCAAGTTGTCAAAGACGATTTGACGTCCGCTGCGGACACGGTGGGAGAGCCACAACCGGGATTCATGGATAGTTTACCG GTGGACGTACAGTTCCTGATCATGACCTTTCTGTCTCCGGAGAGTATTTGCAGCCTGGGAGCCACCAGTCGGTACTGGAGGGCTATGGTCAGAGATCCGTTACTGTGGAGGTACTTCCTGCTCAGGGACATGCCAAATTGGTCCTCCATTGATCACGTGAGCATGCCCCAACTGGAGTTGTTGGACACGCCACTGATCGATGAAGGTGAGAGCCTGGACGATAGAGAAGAGTGGGACGTTAAAGGGACGGAATCCAAAGTTGACTACATGTCAGA ATACCTGAAAGGCTGCCCGTCCTGTAGACAACAATGGCTTCCCTCGCGGCCGGCGTATGAGGTCGTGACCTCTTTTCTTCAGTCTCTCGTGCCAGCGTCCGAGCCGCGCTATGCCATGTTCGGCCCCGGCATGGAGCAGCTTGACGTCTCTTTAGTCACAAGGCTCATGTATGCTCCAGATGTGCTGCCTGTGTCAGGCACTCCTCAAAGACAGATAAATG GTATTGGCTCGGGGATCAGTTACATCTTCAACAACCAACACAAATTCAATATTCTGACTCTGTACTCGACCAATAG ggcagagagggagaaagccAGAGTGCAGCGGCAGAGCATCAGCAATAAACTTTTTACCTGTGAAGGAACCGATGACTCAGGCTGCCCCATCTACAGCCCTGCTCCTCCGGTCCAGCCAGTGTGCCAGGCGGTGGACGGTTTCATCTACGTAGCCAACGCAGAGCCCGGGAGAG GTGATGGGGAGTCCGAGGCGGCTCAGATTCGGGCCATGCTGAGCTCTGCCGAGGGTTCAGCAACCAGGCCCCTGCTGGTGCTCTCTTGTGTCTCCAGAGAAGAATCGGAAGAAATCCAGATAACCCACCTGCAAACCATTACCAGCGGGGCCAGGTGTCGAACTCCCTGTGTTGACATCGCAAAGAGACTCGGACTACCCCAGCTGGCTAACCCCTGGATG GTGCAGGATACGGTAGCAGAATCCCTATCGGGTCTTCTGGACGGCGTCTCCTGGCTGCTGCGATGTTCTCGAGTCAAACTCTCTGGGAGCTAG
- the c9h5orf51 gene encoding UPF0600 protein C5orf51 homolog: MADDYRRQGFELERRIFELDIKCASLRAEKQDDDYLQNASAILDKLKSYYRQGGESSNLSKVLQDYTQVILDITFYEENKLVDQEFPEDCSPFKIQQLLQDLTEPEVLAGRLAPAQEVQSMLGLELLECLYWRRGALLYMYCHTLHQRKQWIKKNKDTFLKCIQEGVRYLMRMLQVRNSVKLNDGVVLHDTATASFLSEGIFSDTHLLTMMYIGEMCFWAVKYEDCSADTMDRKEDRLQFRDIGTQILNKYVLACEGPLQGQGWNTENAKEILSILQ; encoded by the exons ATGGCCGACGACTACAGGCGACAGGGTTTCGAGTTGGAGAGAAGGATATTTGAGTTAGACATCAAGTGTGCCAGTCTCAGAGCTGAAAAGCAAG ATGATGACTATTTACAGAATGCGTCTGCCATACTAGACAAGTTGAAAAGCTATTACAGGCAAGGAGGGGAGAGTAGCAACCTTTCCAAGGTGCTTCAGGATTACACACAG GTGATCCTGGACATCACATTTTATGAAGAGAATAAACTGGTGGACCAGGAGTTCCCTGAGGACTGCTCACCTTTTAAaatccagcagctgctgcaagACCTGACTGAGCCAGAAGTTTTGGCAGGGAGGCTAGCACCAGCACAagaa GTGCAGTCTATGTTGGGCCTTGAGCTGTTAGAATGCCTCTATTGGAGACGTGGAGCTCTGCTGTACATGTACTGCCACACCCTTCATCAACGAAAACAGTGGATTAAGAAAAACAAGGACACGTTCCTTAAG TGTATTCAGGAAGGGGTGCGCTACCTAATGCGGATGCTGCAGGTGAGAAACTCTGTGAAGCTCAACGATGGTGTGGTGCTCCATGACACTGCTACAGCAAGCTTCCTATCTGAAG GAATCttctcagacacacacctgttgaCGATGATGTACATCggagaaatgtgtttctgggCAGTCAAGTACGAGGACTGCAGTGCTGACACTATGGATCGCAAAGAAGATCGCCTCCAGTTTCGGGACATTGGCACACAGATCCTCAACAAATACGTGCTTGCTTGTGAGGGCCCTCTGCAGGGCCAGGGCTGGAACACAGAAAATGCCAAGGAAATCCTTAGTATTTTACAGTGA